The Acetivibrio saccincola genome window below encodes:
- a CDS encoding RecQ family ATP-dependent DNA helicase, with amino-acid sequence MSLIVFIDTEIHPKSRKVIDTGGIKEDGSPFHSGSVTDFIDFIKDSEFICGHNILNHDLKYIKDALIGKKTGNLKVIDTVFLSPLLFPAKPYHSLLKDDKIQTEEMNNPLNDAIKARDLFYDEVEAFKNIDEELKQIFYILLKDKKEFSAFFEYIKYNNNEINAEKLIENKFNAQICKNADISKIISDHPIELAYCLALINAGIKYSITPPWVLKQFPETRKVMFLLRDNPCLKGCPYCNKAHDIYKGLKKFFGFDSFRKYGGEPLQEKAVKAAVENKSLLAVFPTGGGKSITFQLPALMSGENVKGLTVVISPLQSLMKDQVDNLERKGITEAVTINGLLDPIERAVSIERIENGSASILYISPESLRSKTMERLLLGRNVVRFVIDEAHCFSAWGQDFRVDYLYIGDFIKSLMEKKNLQKPIPVSCFTATARQRVIEDICNYFKEKLSLELEVFRADASRTNLRYKVLNKKSEEEKYQCVRELLEEKRCPTIIYVSRTRRAYHLAERLTQDGYCAKPYHGKMDKKERSQNQEEFIKGQVQIIVATSAFGMGVDKKDVGMVIHYEISSSLEDYVQEAGRAGRDENITADCYVLFDEEDLDKHFILLNQTKVSIKEIQQVWKAIKDITKFRLKVSQSALEIARKAGWDDGIEGIETRVKTAIAALEDAGYIKRGQNMPRVYANSILARNACEAISKINRSDKFNKKQKEKAVRIIRKLISNKYTKEPGDEEAESRIDYIADHLGLEKREVVEIVELLKEENILADLKDLKIYMKEGANEKRALRILKTFLRIEKFLLSNLEYGEKVYNIKELNEQAEEEGIENISSESIKTIINFWKIKGWIKSQVLSHSKDLMVIYCNSKIEDLKEKLSKRYELSQFILEYLYDKKSKDKKKEENDKNTEVVNFSVFELKRAFQNRITLFKTEITTEDVEDAIFYLSKIEILLIEGGFLVLYNPMEIERIEKDNKKRYRLEHYEKLREYYENKVQQIHIVGEYAKKMIEDYKEALQFVDDYFKLNYSSFLNKYFKGGRQNEIKRNITPEKFRQIFGELSPSQLKIINDKESECIVVAAGPGSGKTRILVHKLASLLLMEDVKHEQLLMLTFSRSSATEFKKRLLGLIGNAANFVDIKTFHSYSFDLLGRVGTLEKSDRIVREAVEKIKKGEVERRKITKTVLVIDEAQDMDGDEFALINALMEHNENMRVIAVGDDDQNIYEFRGSSSKYMEYLIKRKGAKVYELLENFRSKRNLVDFTNQFVKRISYRLKSTPIVPFQNDNGKIKLVEYKSSNLITPLVADILSEDLSGSTCVLTRTNDEALQITALLLKNGMEAKLIQSNEGFGIQNLLEVSFFLNQLKLDDSYMISEEVWEKAKGNLKETYAKSPNYEICANLIKDFECVNNKNKYKTDLEVFIRESKLEDFYRGRAETILVSTFHRAKGREFDNVYLMLDRFNIRSDEDLRLLYVAMTRAKENLTIHHNGDYFKYIKAEKMEVIKDENTYFPPDELVVQPGFKDVWLDFFIHSQNLIFNLNTGDELIVDGDYCCNLKGQKILCFSKQFKNKIRSINEAGYVPCGAKIKFIVYWQREDSDYKIRIVLPEIRFTFNPIDKKENIT; translated from the coding sequence ATGAGTTTAATTGTTTTTATTGATACAGAAATTCATCCAAAAAGCAGAAAGGTCATTGACACAGGGGGTATTAAGGAAGACGGCAGTCCTTTTCACTCTGGTTCTGTTACTGATTTTATTGACTTTATAAAGGATTCTGAATTTATCTGTGGTCACAATATTCTAAATCACGATTTAAAATATATTAAAGATGCACTGATAGGCAAAAAGACAGGTAATTTAAAGGTTATTGACACTGTTTTTCTTTCACCTCTGTTATTTCCGGCAAAACCTTACCACTCTTTACTAAAAGACGATAAGATTCAGACAGAGGAGATGAACAATCCCTTAAACGATGCAATAAAAGCAAGGGATCTTTTCTATGATGAAGTTGAAGCCTTTAAAAATATAGATGAAGAACTAAAACAAATATTTTATATTTTATTAAAAGACAAAAAGGAATTTAGCGCTTTTTTTGAATATATCAAATACAACAATAACGAAATAAATGCAGAAAAACTAATTGAAAATAAATTTAATGCACAAATATGTAAAAATGCCGATATTTCAAAAATAATTTCAGACCATCCCATAGAGCTTGCATACTGTCTGGCTTTGATAAATGCGGGAATAAAATATTCAATTACCCCTCCCTGGGTGTTAAAGCAGTTTCCTGAAACAAGAAAGGTTATGTTTCTTTTGAGGGACAACCCGTGCCTTAAGGGCTGCCCTTATTGTAATAAAGCCCATGATATTTACAAGGGATTAAAAAAATTTTTTGGATTTGATTCTTTTAGAAAATACGGAGGTGAGCCCTTGCAGGAAAAGGCTGTAAAGGCTGCCGTGGAAAACAAATCCCTTCTTGCTGTATTTCCCACCGGCGGGGGAAAATCCATTACATTTCAACTGCCTGCACTAATGAGCGGAGAAAATGTAAAAGGTCTAACGGTGGTTATATCCCCCTTGCAGTCTTTAATGAAAGACCAGGTGGACAACTTAGAAAGGAAGGGTATAACGGAGGCGGTAACTATAAACGGACTCCTTGACCCTATTGAGCGGGCAGTGTCCATTGAAAGGATTGAAAACGGCTCTGCTTCCATCCTTTACATTTCACCGGAGTCTTTGCGTTCAAAGACAATGGAACGGCTTCTTTTAGGCCGGAATGTTGTCAGGTTTGTTATAGATGAAGCCCACTGTTTTTCAGCCTGGGGACAGGACTTTAGGGTTGACTACCTTTACATTGGGGATTTTATAAAATCACTAATGGAAAAGAAAAATTTGCAAAAACCAATTCCCGTCTCCTGCTTTACTGCAACGGCAAGGCAGAGGGTGATTGAAGATATATGCAATTATTTTAAAGAAAAGCTTTCTCTTGAGTTGGAGGTTTTCAGGGCTGATGCTTCAAGAACCAACCTCCGCTACAAGGTACTTAATAAAAAGTCTGAAGAGGAAAAATACCAGTGTGTAAGGGAACTTCTTGAAGAAAAAAGATGCCCTACGATTATCTATGTTTCACGCACAAGACGAGCGTACCACCTGGCAGAACGGCTTACACAGGACGGTTATTGTGCAAAGCCTTACCACGGCAAAATGGACAAAAAGGAAAGAAGCCAAAATCAAGAAGAATTTATAAAGGGTCAGGTTCAGATTATAGTGGCTACATCTGCCTTTGGAATGGGAGTCGATAAAAAGGATGTAGGAATGGTTATCCACTATGAAATTTCAAGTTCACTGGAAGACTACGTACAGGAAGCCGGAAGGGCAGGCAGGGATGAGAATATAACAGCCGACTGCTATGTGCTTTTCGATGAAGAGGATTTAGACAAGCACTTTATACTGTTAAACCAAACAAAGGTCAGTATAAAAGAAATCCAGCAGGTGTGGAAAGCCATAAAAGACATAACAAAATTCCGGTTAAAAGTTTCCCAGTCTGCACTGGAAATTGCAAGGAAAGCCGGATGGGATGACGGTATTGAGGGAATAGAAACAAGGGTAAAGACCGCCATTGCAGCCTTAGAGGATGCAGGTTATATAAAAAGAGGGCAGAACATGCCAAGGGTGTATGCCAACAGCATTCTTGCAAGAAATGCATGTGAGGCGATTTCTAAAATAAACAGGTCTGACAAATTCAATAAAAAACAAAAAGAAAAGGCAGTTAGAATTATAAGAAAGCTTATTTCTAATAAATACACCAAAGAACCAGGTGATGAAGAAGCAGAATCAAGGATTGACTATATAGCAGACCATTTAGGACTTGAAAAAAGAGAAGTGGTGGAGATTGTAGAATTACTTAAAGAAGAAAATATTTTGGCGGATTTAAAAGATTTAAAGATTTATATGAAGGAAGGCGCAAATGAAAAACGTGCATTACGCATATTAAAAACCTTTTTGCGTATTGAAAAATTTTTATTGTCAAATTTGGAGTACGGGGAAAAAGTTTACAACATTAAAGAGCTAAATGAACAGGCAGAAGAGGAAGGAATTGAAAACATTAGTTCTGAAAGCATAAAAACCATCATAAATTTTTGGAAAATCAAAGGCTGGATAAAAAGCCAGGTACTTAGCCACTCTAAAGATCTAATGGTGATTTACTGCAATTCCAAAATAGAAGACTTAAAAGAAAAGCTTTCAAAAAGATATGAATTGTCCCAATTTATTTTAGAATATCTTTATGATAAAAAGAGTAAAGATAAAAAGAAGGAGGAAAATGATAAAAATACGGAGGTAGTAAATTTTTCGGTTTTTGAATTAAAAAGGGCTTTTCAAAACAGGATAACTCTTTTTAAAACTGAAATAACCACTGAGGACGTAGAAGATGCTATTTTTTACTTGTCCAAAATAGAGATTTTGTTAATTGAGGGAGGATTTTTGGTTTTATACAATCCCATGGAAATAGAGCGTATAGAAAAAGACAATAAAAAGAGATACAGGCTGGAACACTACGAAAAACTAAGGGAATACTATGAAAATAAAGTGCAGCAAATCCACATAGTAGGGGAATATGCAAAGAAAATGATAGAGGACTACAAAGAAGCCCTTCAATTTGTGGATGATTATTTTAAACTTAATTACAGTTCTTTTTTAAATAAATATTTTAAAGGAGGCAGACAAAACGAAATTAAAAGAAATATTACCCCGGAAAAGTTTAGACAGATTTTTGGGGAGCTTTCCCCGTCACAGTTGAAAATTATAAATGACAAAGAGTCTGAGTGCATTGTTGTGGCGGCAGGGCCAGGTAGCGGGAAGACGAGGATTTTGGTTCATAAATTAGCTTCCCTTCTTCTTATGGAAGATGTGAAGCATGAACAGCTGTTGATGCTCACCTTTTCCAGGTCTTCAGCCACCGAATTTAAAAAACGCTTGTTGGGGCTTATTGGGAATGCCGCAAATTTTGTTGATATAAAAACTTTTCACTCCTACTCCTTTGATTTGTTGGGGAGGGTGGGGACTTTGGAGAAGTCGGACAGAATAGTAAGGGAAGCGGTGGAAAAAATTAAAAAGGGAGAAGTTGAAAGAAGGAAAATAACAAAGACGGTTTTGGTAATTGATGAAGCCCAGGACATGGACGGGGATGAATTTGCCCTTATAAATGCCCTGATGGAACACAATGAAAATATGCGGGTAATTGCAGTGGGGGATGATGACCAGAATATTTATGAATTCAGGGGTTCCAGCTCAAAGTATATGGAATATTTGATAAAAAGAAAAGGAGCAAAAGTCTACGAACTTTTAGAAAATTTCAGGAGCAAAAGAAATTTAGTTGATTTTACAAACCAGTTTGTAAAAAGAATATCTTACAGGCTAAAAAGCACCCCTATTGTTCCTTTTCAAAATGACAACGGGAAAATAAAACTGGTGGAATATAAAAGTTCCAATCTTATCACGCCTTTGGTGGCAGATATACTGTCTGAAGACCTTTCAGGTTCCACCTGTGTACTTACCAGAACCAATGATGAGGCGCTGCAGATTACGGCACTGCTTCTGAAAAACGGGATGGAGGCAAAATTAATACAGTCAAATGAAGGGTTTGGCATACAAAATCTTTTGGAGGTAAGTTTCTTTTTAAATCAGCTAAAACTTGATGATTCTTACATGATAAGTGAGGAAGTCTGGGAAAAAGCAAAGGGGAATCTGAAAGAAACCTATGCTAAAAGTCCCAATTATGAAATTTGCGCTAATCTTATAAAGGATTTTGAATGTGTAAATAACAAAAATAAATACAAAACAGATTTGGAAGTTTTCATCCGGGAGTCAAAGCTTGAAGATTTTTATAGGGGAAGGGCAGAAACAATTTTGGTATCAACTTTTCACAGGGCAAAGGGAAGGGAGTTTGACAATGTGTACTTGATGCTGGACAGATTTAATATAAGGTCTGATGAGGATTTGAGACTTCTCTACGTTGCTATGACAAGGGCAAAAGAGAATTTGACAATTCACCACAACGGGGATTATTTTAAATATATTAAGGCGGAAAAAATGGAAGTAATAAAAGATGAGAATACATATTTTCCGCCGGATGAATTGGTGGTACAGCCGGGATTTAAGGATGTTTGGCTGGACTTTTTTATACACTCCCAAAACCTGATTTTTAATCTTAATACCGGGGACGAACTTATAGTGGACGGTGATTATTGCTGCAATTTAAAGGGACAAAAAATTTTATGTTTTTCAAAACAGTTTAAAAATAAAATCCGGTCTATAAATGAAGCGGGCTATGTGCCCTGCGGTGCAAAGATTAAATTTATCGTTTACTGGCAAAGGGAAGATTCAGATTATAAAATACGTATAGTGCTTCCTGAAATACGTTTTACTTTTAACCCTATTGACAAAAAGGAAAATATCACATAA
- a CDS encoding glycosyltransferase family 4 protein, which yields MTLNRIRNVAFLSTYPSRECGLATFTQDLVRALDDVDLIDSPKVIAVSDSDEYQYSDRVIMEISQYDRNSYIKAAKQINKSDIELVVIEHEYGIFGGEAGEYILDFAKNLEIPFVTTLHTVLPCPGEKEREVLRELGKRSAKVVTMAKNTKPLLKDVYEMDLSKVEVIHHGVPYRILESREKLKEKHGFSGKNVISTFGLLSPGKGLEYGIEAVAKVVKEHKDMVYLILGQTHPAIKKRSGEEYREKLIAKVNELGIGDHVIFVDKYLTKDEIIQYLRMSDIYMTPYLGKDQAVSGTLAYAVGYGRVIVSTPYRYAEEMLSEGRGLLAEFRNSDSLAEKLKYVIENPEEKKEMENKTLSLGRTMMWEDIARQYAKMFIKTVEEVRLKDSVVV from the coding sequence ATGACATTAAACAGAATAAGAAACGTGGCATTTTTGAGCACATATCCTTCAAGGGAGTGTGGACTGGCAACATTTACACAGGACTTGGTCAGGGCTTTAGACGATGTGGATCTGATAGACAGCCCTAAAGTAATTGCGGTAAGTGATAGTGATGAGTATCAATATAGTGATAGAGTGATAATGGAAATTTCACAGTATGACAGGAATAGTTATATTAAAGCAGCAAAGCAAATAAACAAATCCGATATAGAATTGGTTGTAATAGAGCATGAGTATGGAATTTTTGGTGGGGAAGCGGGAGAGTATATTTTAGACTTTGCAAAGAATTTAGAAATACCTTTTGTTACAACCCTTCACACAGTGCTTCCATGTCCGGGAGAAAAGGAAAGGGAAGTGTTAAGAGAGCTTGGTAAAAGAAGTGCAAAAGTTGTTACCATGGCTAAAAACACAAAGCCTCTTTTAAAAGATGTTTATGAAATGGATTTGTCCAAGGTAGAGGTTATTCACCATGGAGTTCCCTACAGGATTTTGGAGTCCCGGGAAAAGCTTAAAGAAAAACACGGTTTTTCAGGTAAAAATGTAATAAGTACTTTTGGACTTTTAAGCCCTGGGAAAGGACTTGAATACGGAATAGAAGCAGTTGCTAAAGTTGTAAAAGAGCACAAGGATATGGTGTATCTCATTTTAGGCCAGACACATCCTGCTATTAAAAAGAGATCAGGTGAAGAATACAGGGAAAAGCTTATTGCCAAAGTTAACGAACTAGGAATCGGGGATCATGTTATATTTGTTGATAAATACCTTACAAAGGATGAAATCATCCAATACTTAAGAATGTCAGACATATATATGACACCGTATTTAGGCAAAGACCAGGCAGTAAGCGGTACCCTTGCTTATGCTGTGGGATATGGCAGGGTAATAGTTTCAACCCCGTATAGATATGCAGAAGAAATGCTGTCAGAAGGCCGCGGTCTTTTAGCAGAGTTTAGGAACTCTGATTCTTTAGCTGAAAAGTTGAAATATGTTATTGAAAATCCTGAAGAGAAAAAAGAAATGGAAAACAAGACCCTAAGTCTTGGCAGGACAATGATGTGGGAAGATATTGCTAGGCAATATGCTAAAATGTTCATTAAAACGGTTGAAGAAGTAAGGCTGAAAGACAGTGTAGTGGTGTAA
- a CDS encoding sugar phosphate nucleotidyltransferase, with protein MKALFLAGGKGTRLRPITNELPKPMVPVVGKPLLERNIERLKEHGVDEVVLSTCYKPYKIEKYFGNGEKLGIKINYISEDIPLGTAGAIKNAEEFFDDTFIVFNADILSDINISDMIRWHKEKGAFATIATTEVDDPSAYGVIEYDEKGFVTAFKEKPKPHETDSNLINAGIYIFEPELFNEIPSGRTVSIERETYPQLLEKGKKIAVYNKCSYWLDLGTPDKYIKAHKDILNGDFKMLNHDFKKSPQYISSTAKIHQNAKIVGPCYIGENVEIGAHAVVGPDTFLGDNSRVGASSKIIGSVIWDNARVEKGALIANSVIMSNCKVDMNTEERNVILTEGVCHPIAV; from the coding sequence ATGAAAGCATTATTTTTAGCAGGTGGGAAAGGTACCAGGCTAAGACCCATTACAAATGAATTGCCAAAGCCTATGGTACCAGTTGTTGGAAAACCTCTGTTGGAAAGGAATATAGAAAGACTAAAAGAACATGGTGTAGATGAAGTGGTACTTAGTACATGCTATAAGCCTTATAAAATTGAAAAATATTTTGGCAACGGGGAGAAGCTGGGAATAAAAATAAACTACATATCAGAGGACATACCTTTAGGGACAGCCGGCGCAATAAAAAATGCGGAAGAGTTTTTTGATGACACCTTTATTGTTTTTAATGCAGATATATTAAGCGATATAAATATTTCAGACATGATTAGATGGCACAAGGAAAAGGGTGCTTTTGCTACCATAGCAACAACGGAAGTGGACGATCCATCAGCGTACGGGGTTATTGAATATGATGAAAAAGGGTTTGTTACTGCTTTTAAGGAAAAGCCAAAGCCTCATGAGACAGACTCAAATCTTATAAATGCGGGTATTTATATATTTGAGCCGGAATTATTCAATGAAATACCTTCAGGCAGAACGGTTTCAATAGAGCGGGAAACGTATCCTCAGCTTCTTGAAAAAGGGAAAAAAATAGCGGTGTATAATAAGTGTTCATATTGGTTAGACCTTGGAACGCCTGATAAATATATAAAGGCTCATAAGGACATACTAAACGGGGATTTTAAAATGTTAAATCATGACTTTAAGAAAAGCCCTCAGTATATAAGCAGTACTGCTAAAATACATCAAAATGCAAAAATTGTAGGGCCGTGTTATATTGGTGAGAATGTTGAGATTGGTGCCCATGCTGTAGTGGGACCTGATACATTTTTAGGTGACAATTCACGTGTGGGCGCTAGTTCAAAGATTATAGGAAGTGTAATTTGGGACAATGCAAGGGTGGAAAAAGGAGCTTTAATTGCCAATTCAGTTATAATGTCAAATTGCAAAGTTGATATGAATACTGAAGAGCGCAATGTAATACTAACTGAAGGTGTTTGCCACCCGATTGCGGTATAA
- a CDS encoding glycoside hydrolase family protein, whose product MENTLPGKEENKEINDHFIFLLTDDTGIFQHSKYGVPDPRYGYTTDDNARALIMAVMLYERYGEKKYFDLIHRYSSFMLNALNERGRFRNFMSYDRKWLEEEGSEDSYGRSLWALGYAISNQHIPSGVKGALRYIFKKALPNVTSLQHLRAKAYSIIGMEYSGDASLKEYILKLAEELSDSYYKSRSSDWKWFEDCITYSNSVLPWSLFKAYKVTGNKEFLEVAEESLGFLESVTFKDGLFKPVGCSGWFMKGKEPAKFDEQPVEACETVLTYLEGYNITGNVRYKDQAKRCHKWYEGENIKGISLIDTETGGCFDGLTEDGYNRNKGSESLISYYISYLSTVDI is encoded by the coding sequence ATGGAGAATACATTACCAGGTAAAGAAGAAAATAAAGAGATAAATGACCATTTTATTTTCCTCTTAACTGATGATACAGGTATATTTCAACATTCAAAATACGGGGTGCCCGACCCTAGATACGGATATACAACTGATGACAATGCCCGTGCCTTAATTATGGCAGTTATGCTGTATGAAAGGTACGGGGAGAAAAAGTATTTCGATTTAATACACAGATATTCTTCTTTCATGCTAAATGCTTTAAATGAAAGAGGAAGATTTAGAAACTTTATGAGCTATGACAGGAAATGGCTTGAAGAAGAGGGGTCAGAAGACAGCTATGGAAGGTCACTTTGGGCTTTAGGTTATGCCATTTCCAACCAGCACATCCCTTCAGGAGTAAAGGGGGCTTTAAGGTATATATTTAAAAAAGCCCTGCCCAACGTTACATCTCTGCAGCACCTAAGGGCTAAAGCCTATTCCATTATAGGAATGGAGTATTCAGGTGATGCTTCTTTAAAGGAATATATTTTGAAACTGGCAGAAGAACTTAGTGACAGCTACTATAAAAGCAGAAGCAGTGACTGGAAATGGTTTGAAGATTGTATAACTTACAGCAACAGTGTATTGCCCTGGTCACTTTTTAAAGCATACAAAGTTACAGGTAATAAAGAGTTTTTAGAAGTTGCAGAAGAAAGCCTTGGATTTTTAGAAAGTGTAACTTTTAAAGACGGTTTATTTAAGCCTGTAGGATGTAGCGGGTGGTTCATGAAGGGCAAAGAGCCTGCTAAATTTGATGAGCAGCCTGTCGAAGCCTGTGAAACTGTTTTAACATATTTAGAAGGTTATAATATTACAGGCAATGTAAGGTACAAAGATCAGGCAAAAAGGTGTCACAAATGGTATGAAGGTGAAAATATTAAAGGCATAAGCCTGATAGATACTGAAACAGGCGGATGTTTTGACGGTCTTACAGAGGATGGGTATAACCGGAATAAAGGTTCTGAAAGCCTCATTTCTTACTATATTTCCTATCTTAGCACTGTAGACATATAG